In Streptomyces sp. 840.1, one DNA window encodes the following:
- a CDS encoding ABC transporter ATP-binding protein, which produces MHADHSGRREARQEGEVARALLAKSRETSAQAGKEPILEVRDLVKHYPLTRGIVIKKQIGAVKAVDGVSFDLAAGETLGIVGESGCGKSTVARLLVHLEEPTAGMIRYKGEDITKLSGRALKAVRRNIQMVFQDPYTSLNPRMTVGDIIGEPYEIHPEVAPKGDRRRKVQDLLDVVGLNPEYINRYPHQFSGGQRQRIGIARGLALNPEIIVADEPVSALDVSVQAQVVNLLDRLQSEFNLSYVFIAHDLSIVRHISDRVGVMYLGRFAEIGTDEEIYEHPTHPYTQALLSAVPVPDPMAREYRERIILHGDVPSPANPPSGCRFRTRCWKAQERCELEVPLLAVPAVFRLTDTPARHASACHFAEEKRVVPPEGTLVPGEGGPGPDVEEVDREARRPPASPQPPGPPDEDAAPPPDTDDGPPPPSGSSRAG; this is translated from the coding sequence ATGCACGCTGATCACTCGGGGCGCAGGGAAGCGCGCCAGGAGGGCGAGGTGGCACGCGCCCTGCTGGCCAAGTCACGCGAGACGAGCGCCCAGGCGGGCAAGGAACCGATCCTGGAGGTGCGCGACCTCGTCAAGCACTACCCGCTCACCCGCGGCATCGTGATCAAGAAGCAGATCGGGGCCGTCAAGGCGGTCGACGGGGTCTCCTTCGATCTGGCGGCCGGCGAGACGCTCGGCATCGTGGGCGAGTCCGGCTGCGGGAAGTCGACCGTCGCCCGGCTGCTCGTGCACCTGGAGGAGCCGACGGCCGGAATGATCCGGTACAAGGGCGAGGACATCACCAAGCTGTCCGGCCGTGCGCTGAAGGCCGTGCGCCGCAACATCCAGATGGTGTTCCAGGACCCGTACACCTCGCTGAACCCCCGTATGACGGTGGGCGACATCATCGGGGAGCCGTACGAGATCCACCCCGAGGTGGCTCCCAAGGGCGACCGCCGGCGCAAGGTCCAGGACCTGCTCGACGTCGTCGGTCTCAACCCGGAGTACATCAACCGCTATCCGCACCAGTTCTCCGGCGGCCAGCGCCAGCGCATCGGCATCGCCCGCGGCCTCGCGCTCAACCCCGAGATCATCGTCGCGGACGAACCGGTCTCGGCCCTCGACGTGTCCGTCCAGGCGCAGGTCGTCAACCTGCTGGACCGGCTCCAGTCGGAGTTCAACCTGAGCTACGTGTTCATCGCGCACGACCTGTCGATCGTCCGGCACATCTCCGACCGGGTCGGGGTGATGTACCTGGGCCGGTTCGCGGAGATCGGCACCGACGAGGAGATCTACGAGCACCCCACGCACCCGTACACCCAGGCGCTGCTCTCCGCCGTGCCGGTGCCGGACCCGATGGCGCGCGAGTACCGCGAGCGGATCATCCTGCACGGCGACGTGCCCTCGCCCGCGAACCCGCCCTCCGGCTGCCGCTTCCGCACCCGCTGCTGGAAGGCGCAGGAGCGGTGCGAGCTGGAGGTGCCGCTGCTGGCCGTCCCGGCGGTCTTCCGGCTGACGGACACCCCGGCCCGGCACGCCTCGGCCTGTCACTTCGCGGAGGAGAAGCGCGTGGTGCCGCCGGAGGGCACCCTGGTGCCGGGCGAGGGCGGGCCGGGTCCGGACGTGGAAGAGGTGGACCGCGAGGCCCGCAGGCCGCCGGCGTCCCCGCAGCCGCCGGGTCCGCCCGACGAGGACGCGGCGCCGCCGCCGGACACCGACGACGGGCCGCCGCCGCCCTCCGGGAGCAGCCGGGCCGGCTGA
- a CDS encoding ABC transporter ATP-binding protein, translating to MLLEVRDLHVEFHTRDGVAKAVNGVNYSVSEGETLAVLGESGSGKSVTAQAIMGILDMPPGKISGGEILFKDRDLLKLKKEERRKIRGQEMAMIFQDALSSLNPVLTVGEQLGEMFVVHRGLSRKDAKAKAVELMDRVRIPAAKERVGNYPHQFSGGMRQRIMIAMALALEPSLIIADEPTTALDVTVQAQVMDLLAELQRELNMGLILITHDLGVVADVADKIAVMYAGRIVETSPVHDIYQAPAHPYTQGLLRSIPRLDQKGRELYAIKGLPPNLLHIPPGCAFNPRCPMAQDVCRTDVPPLFDVAENRQSACYFWKETLDAR from the coding sequence ATGTTGCTCGAAGTGCGCGATCTGCACGTGGAGTTCCACACCCGGGACGGGGTCGCCAAGGCCGTCAACGGGGTCAACTACTCGGTGTCCGAGGGCGAGACGCTCGCCGTGCTCGGCGAGTCCGGCTCCGGCAAGTCGGTCACCGCACAGGCGATCATGGGCATCCTCGACATGCCGCCGGGGAAGATCAGCGGCGGCGAGATCCTCTTCAAGGACCGCGACCTGCTGAAGCTCAAGAAGGAGGAGCGCCGGAAGATCCGCGGCCAGGAGATGGCCATGATCTTCCAGGACGCGCTCTCCTCGCTCAACCCCGTGCTGACGGTGGGGGAGCAGCTCGGCGAGATGTTCGTCGTCCACCGCGGACTGTCCCGAAAGGACGCGAAGGCCAAGGCCGTCGAGCTGATGGACCGGGTCCGCATCCCGGCCGCCAAGGAACGGGTCGGCAACTACCCGCACCAGTTCTCCGGCGGCATGCGCCAGCGCATCATGATCGCCATGGCGCTGGCCCTGGAGCCCTCGCTGATCATCGCGGACGAGCCCACCACCGCCCTCGACGTCACCGTCCAGGCCCAGGTGATGGACCTCCTCGCGGAGCTCCAGCGCGAACTGAACATGGGCCTGATCCTGATCACCCACGACCTCGGCGTCGTCGCCGACGTCGCGGACAAGATCGCCGTGATGTACGCGGGCCGGATCGTCGAGACCTCACCGGTCCACGACATCTACCAGGCGCCCGCGCACCCCTACACCCAGGGGCTGCTCCGCTCGATCCCGCGCCTGGACCAGAAGGGCCGGGAGCTCTACGCGATCAAGGGGCTGCCGCCCAACCTGCTGCACATCCCGCCCGGCTGCGCCTTCAACCCGCGCTGCCCGATGGCCCAGGACGTCTGCCGCACCGACGTACCGCCGCTGTTCGACGTGGCCGAGAACCGTCAGAGCGCCTGCTACTTCTGGAAGGAGACGCTCGATGCACGCTGA
- a CDS encoding ABC transporter permease, whose translation MPEPQPEPQNAIAGTGAGGAADLAMSEGTTLEGTPEGPEGGGPRERAGSLWADAWRDLRRNPVFIASSLIIVFLVIISIWPSLIASGNPLKCDLAKAQQGSQPGHPMGFNAQGCDVYTRVVYGARASVTVGVCATLGVALLGGLLGGLAGFFGGASDAILSRVTDIFFAIPVVLGGLVLLSVVTSNTVWPVIGFMVLLGWPQISRIARGAVITAKQHDYVQAARALGASNSRMLLRHVAPNAVAPVIVVATIALGTYIALEATLSYLGVGLKPPTVSWGIDISSASQNIRNAPHMLLWPAGALAITVLAFIMLGDAVRDALDPKLR comes from the coding sequence ATGCCTGAACCTCAGCCCGAGCCCCAGAACGCGATCGCCGGGACCGGTGCCGGCGGAGCGGCGGACCTGGCCATGAGCGAGGGCACCACGCTGGAGGGAACACCGGAGGGGCCCGAGGGCGGCGGGCCCAGGGAACGGGCGGGCAGCCTGTGGGCCGACGCCTGGCGCGACCTGCGGCGCAACCCCGTCTTCATCGCCTCGTCCCTGATCATCGTCTTCCTGGTCATCATCTCGATCTGGCCCTCGCTCATCGCGTCCGGCAACCCCCTCAAGTGCGACCTGGCCAAGGCGCAGCAGGGCTCCCAGCCGGGCCACCCCATGGGCTTCAACGCGCAGGGCTGCGACGTCTACACCCGGGTCGTCTACGGGGCCAGGGCATCCGTCACCGTCGGCGTCTGCGCCACGCTCGGTGTGGCGCTGCTGGGCGGACTGCTCGGCGGCCTCGCGGGCTTCTTCGGCGGGGCCTCGGACGCCATCCTCTCGCGCGTCACCGACATCTTCTTCGCCATCCCCGTGGTCCTCGGCGGCCTCGTCCTCCTCTCGGTGGTCACCAGCAACACCGTCTGGCCCGTCATCGGCTTCATGGTGCTGCTCGGCTGGCCGCAGATCTCCAGGATCGCCCGGGGCGCGGTGATCACCGCCAAGCAGCACGACTACGTCCAGGCGGCACGGGCCCTGGGCGCGTCCAACTCCCGCATGCTGCTCAGGCATGTCGCGCCCAACGCCGTGGCGCCCGTCATCGTGGTCGCCACCATCGCGCTGGGCACGTACATCGCGCTGGAGGCGACGCTCTCCTACCTCGGCGTCGGGCTGAAGCCCCCCACGGTCAGCTGGGGCATCGACATCTCGTCCGCCTCGCAGAACATCCGCAACGCCCCGCACATGCTCCTCTGGCCGGCCGGCGCGCTGGCGATCACCGTGCTCGCGTTCATCATGCTCGGCGACGCGGTGCGCGACGCCCTCGACCCCAAGCTGCGCTGA
- a CDS encoding ABC transporter permease, which produces MGRYVIRRLLQMIPVFIGATLLLFLMVNVMGDPIAGLCGDRQCDPTTAAQLQKEFGLDKPVWQQYLTYMGNVFTGDFGTAFNGQKVTELMASAYPVTLRLTIVAILFEIIVGVTLGVISGLRRGRVVDNSVLVATLVVIAIPTFVTGYVLQYLLGVKWSVISPTVSSDAPFDELILPGLVLASVSLAYVTRLTRTSIAENSRADYVRTAVAKGLPRRRVIVRHLLRNSLIPVVTFIGTDIGALMGGAIVTERIFNIHGVGYQIYQGILRQNTQTVVGFATILVLVFLIANLVVDLLYSVLDPRIRYA; this is translated from the coding sequence TGATGGTCAACGTGATGGGCGACCCGATCGCGGGCCTCTGCGGCGACCGGCAGTGCGACCCGACGACGGCCGCCCAGCTCCAGAAGGAGTTCGGCCTGGACAAGCCGGTGTGGCAGCAATACCTGACCTACATGGGCAATGTGTTCACCGGTGACTTCGGTACCGCCTTCAACGGACAGAAGGTCACCGAGCTGATGGCCTCCGCCTATCCGGTCACCCTGCGGCTGACCATCGTCGCGATCCTGTTCGAGATCATCGTGGGCGTCACGCTCGGCGTCATCAGCGGACTGCGGCGCGGCCGTGTCGTCGACAACTCGGTCCTGGTCGCGACGCTCGTCGTGATCGCGATCCCCACCTTCGTCACCGGCTACGTGCTCCAGTACCTGCTCGGGGTCAAGTGGTCCGTCATCTCCCCGACGGTCTCCTCGGACGCCCCGTTCGACGAGCTCATCCTGCCCGGCCTGGTGCTCGCCTCGGTCTCACTGGCCTACGTCACCCGCCTCACCAGGACGTCGATCGCGGAGAACTCCCGCGCCGACTACGTGCGCACCGCCGTGGCGAAGGGCCTGCCCAGGCGCCGCGTCATCGTGCGCCACCTGCTGCGCAACTCGCTGATCCCCGTCGTCACCTTCATCGGTACGGACATCGGCGCGCTGATGGGCGGCGCGATCGTCACCGAGCGGATCTTCAACATCCATGGCGTCGGATACCAGATCTACCAGGGCATCCTGCGGCAGAACACTCAGACCGTGGTCGGCTTCGCGACCATCCTGGTGCTGGTCTTCCTCATCGCGAATCTGGTCGTCGACCTCCTGTACTCCGTACTCGACCCGAGGATCCGTTATGCCTGA